The proteins below come from a single Ailuropoda melanoleuca isolate Jingjing chromosome 1, ASM200744v2, whole genome shotgun sequence genomic window:
- the NR1I2 gene encoding nuclear receptor subfamily 1 group I member 2 isoform X1 codes for MYQSDTVPRGLEANLEVRPGESWNHADPVSYKEADSAPGKPGISADEGDGGLQICRVCGDKATGYHFNVMTCEGCKGFFRRAMKRNTRLRCPFRKGTCEITRKTRRQCQACRLRKCLESGMKKEMIMSDAAVEQRRALIRRKKREQMDTQLVGAKGLTEEQQTMIRELMDAQTRTFDTTFSNFKNFRLPEALSSGGEVPESLQTPVGEEAAKWSQIREDLCSLKVSLRLRAEDGSVWNYKPQADSCGREIFSLLPHMADMSTYMFKGIINFAKVISHFRDLPIEDQISLLKGATFELCQLRFNTVFNAETGTWECGRLSYCLEDPAGGFQQLLLEPMLKFHYRLKKLQLHQEEYVLMQAISLFSPDRPGVVQCSVVDQLQERFAIALKAYIECNRPQPAYRFLFLKIMAMLTELRSINAQHTQRLLRIQDIHPFASPLMRELFNITDG; via the exons AGCAAACCTGGAGGTGAGACCTGGAGAAAGCTGGAACCATGCTGACCCTGTGTCCTACAAAGAAGCAGATTCAGCTCCCGGAAAGCCAGGCATCAGTGCAGATGAGGGAGATGGGGGTCTCCAAATCTGCCGTGTATGCGGGGATAAGGCGACTGGTTACCACTTCAATGTCATGACATGTGAAGGATGCAAGGGCTTTTTCAG GAGAGCCATGAAACGCAACACCCGGCTGAGGTGTCCCTTCCGGAAGGGCACCTGCGAAATCACACGGAAGACCCGGCGCCAATGCCAGGCCTGCCGCCTCCGCAAGTGCCTGGAGAGCGGCATGAAGAAGGAGA TGATCATGTCCGATGCGGCTGTGGAGCAGAGGCGGGCTCTGatcaggaggaaaaagagagaacagatggACACCCAGCTGGTGGGAGCCAAGGGTCTGACTGAGGAGCAGCAGACAATGATCAGAGAGCTGATGGATGCTCAGACGAGAACCTTCGACACCACCTTCTCCAATTTCAAGAATTTCCGG CTGCCAGAAGCGCTCAGCAGTGGTGGCGAGGTTCCGGAATCTCTGCAGACTCCAGTGGGGGAAGAAGCTGCCAAGTGGAGCCAGATCAGGGAAGACCTGTGCTCACTGAAGGTCTCTCTGCGGCTGCGGGCAGAAGATGGCAGCGTCTGGAACTACAAACCCCAGGCTGACAGCTGCGGGAGAGAGATCTTCTCCCTGCTGCCCCACATGGCTGACATGTCAACCTACATGTTCAAAGGCATCATCAACTTTGCCAAAGTCATCTCCCACTTCAG GGACTTGCCCATCGAGGACCAGATCTCCCTGCTAAAGGGGGCCACCTTTGAGCTGTGCCAGCTGAGATTCAACACGGTGTTCAATGCAGAGACGGGAACCTGGGAGTGTGGCCGGCTGTCCTACTGCCTGGAAGACCCCGCAG GTGGCTTCCAGCAGCTTCTCCTGGAGCCCATGCTGAAGTTCCACTACAGGCTGAAGAAGCTGCAGCTTCATCAGGAGGAATACGTGCTGATGCAGGccatctccctcttctccccgG acCGCCCAGGGGTGGTGCAGTGCAGCGTGGTGGACCAGCTGCAGGAGAGGTTCGCCATCGCCCTGAAGGCCTACATTGAGTGCAATCGGCCCCAGCCTGCCTACCG GTTCCTGTTCCTGAAGATCATGGCCATGCTCACCGAGCTTCGCAGCATCAATGCCCAGCATACCCAGAGGCTGCTGCGTATCCAGGACATACACCCCTTCGCTAGCCCCCTCATGCGGGAGTTGTTCAATATCACAGATGGCTGA
- the NR1I2 gene encoding nuclear receptor subfamily 1 group I member 2 isoform X3, translating into MYQSDTVPRGLEANLEVRPGESWNHADPVSYKEADSAPGKPGISADEGDGGLQICRVCGDKATGYHFNVMTCEGCKGFFRRAMKRNTRLRCPFRKGTCEITRKTRRQCQACRLRKCLESGMKKEMIMSDAAVEQRRALIRRKKREQMDTQLVGAKGLTEEQQTMIRELMDAQTRTFDTTFSNFKNFRLPEALSSGGEVPESLQTPVGEEAAKWSQIREDLCSLKVSLRLRAEDGSVWNYKPQADSCGREIFSLLPHMADMSTYMFKGIINFAKVISHFRDLPIEDQISLLKGATFELCQLRFNTVFNAETGTWECGRLSYCLEDPAGGFQQLLLEPMLKFHYRLKKLQLHQEEYVLMQAISLFSPDRPGVVQCSVVDQLQERFAIALKAYIECNRPQPAYRSPTGPGLEG; encoded by the exons AGCAAACCTGGAGGTGAGACCTGGAGAAAGCTGGAACCATGCTGACCCTGTGTCCTACAAAGAAGCAGATTCAGCTCCCGGAAAGCCAGGCATCAGTGCAGATGAGGGAGATGGGGGTCTCCAAATCTGCCGTGTATGCGGGGATAAGGCGACTGGTTACCACTTCAATGTCATGACATGTGAAGGATGCAAGGGCTTTTTCAG GAGAGCCATGAAACGCAACACCCGGCTGAGGTGTCCCTTCCGGAAGGGCACCTGCGAAATCACACGGAAGACCCGGCGCCAATGCCAGGCCTGCCGCCTCCGCAAGTGCCTGGAGAGCGGCATGAAGAAGGAGA TGATCATGTCCGATGCGGCTGTGGAGCAGAGGCGGGCTCTGatcaggaggaaaaagagagaacagatggACACCCAGCTGGTGGGAGCCAAGGGTCTGACTGAGGAGCAGCAGACAATGATCAGAGAGCTGATGGATGCTCAGACGAGAACCTTCGACACCACCTTCTCCAATTTCAAGAATTTCCGG CTGCCAGAAGCGCTCAGCAGTGGTGGCGAGGTTCCGGAATCTCTGCAGACTCCAGTGGGGGAAGAAGCTGCCAAGTGGAGCCAGATCAGGGAAGACCTGTGCTCACTGAAGGTCTCTCTGCGGCTGCGGGCAGAAGATGGCAGCGTCTGGAACTACAAACCCCAGGCTGACAGCTGCGGGAGAGAGATCTTCTCCCTGCTGCCCCACATGGCTGACATGTCAACCTACATGTTCAAAGGCATCATCAACTTTGCCAAAGTCATCTCCCACTTCAG GGACTTGCCCATCGAGGACCAGATCTCCCTGCTAAAGGGGGCCACCTTTGAGCTGTGCCAGCTGAGATTCAACACGGTGTTCAATGCAGAGACGGGAACCTGGGAGTGTGGCCGGCTGTCCTACTGCCTGGAAGACCCCGCAG GTGGCTTCCAGCAGCTTCTCCTGGAGCCCATGCTGAAGTTCCACTACAGGCTGAAGAAGCTGCAGCTTCATCAGGAGGAATACGTGCTGATGCAGGccatctccctcttctccccgG acCGCCCAGGGGTGGTGCAGTGCAGCGTGGTGGACCAGCTGCAGGAGAGGTTCGCCATCGCCCTGAAGGCCTACATTGAGTGCAATCGGCCCCAGCCTGCCTACCG CAGTCCCACAGGCCCGGGCCTTGAGGGGTGA
- the NR1I2 gene encoding nuclear receptor subfamily 1 group I member 2 isoform X2, giving the protein MRPRGLEANLEVRPGESWNHADPVSYKEADSAPGKPGISADEGDGGLQICRVCGDKATGYHFNVMTCEGCKGFFRRAMKRNTRLRCPFRKGTCEITRKTRRQCQACRLRKCLESGMKKEMIMSDAAVEQRRALIRRKKREQMDTQLVGAKGLTEEQQTMIRELMDAQTRTFDTTFSNFKNFRLPEALSSGGEVPESLQTPVGEEAAKWSQIREDLCSLKVSLRLRAEDGSVWNYKPQADSCGREIFSLLPHMADMSTYMFKGIINFAKVISHFRDLPIEDQISLLKGATFELCQLRFNTVFNAETGTWECGRLSYCLEDPAGGFQQLLLEPMLKFHYRLKKLQLHQEEYVLMQAISLFSPDRPGVVQCSVVDQLQERFAIALKAYIECNRPQPAYRFLFLKIMAMLTELRSINAQHTQRLLRIQDIHPFASPLMRELFNITDG; this is encoded by the exons AGCAAACCTGGAGGTGAGACCTGGAGAAAGCTGGAACCATGCTGACCCTGTGTCCTACAAAGAAGCAGATTCAGCTCCCGGAAAGCCAGGCATCAGTGCAGATGAGGGAGATGGGGGTCTCCAAATCTGCCGTGTATGCGGGGATAAGGCGACTGGTTACCACTTCAATGTCATGACATGTGAAGGATGCAAGGGCTTTTTCAG GAGAGCCATGAAACGCAACACCCGGCTGAGGTGTCCCTTCCGGAAGGGCACCTGCGAAATCACACGGAAGACCCGGCGCCAATGCCAGGCCTGCCGCCTCCGCAAGTGCCTGGAGAGCGGCATGAAGAAGGAGA TGATCATGTCCGATGCGGCTGTGGAGCAGAGGCGGGCTCTGatcaggaggaaaaagagagaacagatggACACCCAGCTGGTGGGAGCCAAGGGTCTGACTGAGGAGCAGCAGACAATGATCAGAGAGCTGATGGATGCTCAGACGAGAACCTTCGACACCACCTTCTCCAATTTCAAGAATTTCCGG CTGCCAGAAGCGCTCAGCAGTGGTGGCGAGGTTCCGGAATCTCTGCAGACTCCAGTGGGGGAAGAAGCTGCCAAGTGGAGCCAGATCAGGGAAGACCTGTGCTCACTGAAGGTCTCTCTGCGGCTGCGGGCAGAAGATGGCAGCGTCTGGAACTACAAACCCCAGGCTGACAGCTGCGGGAGAGAGATCTTCTCCCTGCTGCCCCACATGGCTGACATGTCAACCTACATGTTCAAAGGCATCATCAACTTTGCCAAAGTCATCTCCCACTTCAG GGACTTGCCCATCGAGGACCAGATCTCCCTGCTAAAGGGGGCCACCTTTGAGCTGTGCCAGCTGAGATTCAACACGGTGTTCAATGCAGAGACGGGAACCTGGGAGTGTGGCCGGCTGTCCTACTGCCTGGAAGACCCCGCAG GTGGCTTCCAGCAGCTTCTCCTGGAGCCCATGCTGAAGTTCCACTACAGGCTGAAGAAGCTGCAGCTTCATCAGGAGGAATACGTGCTGATGCAGGccatctccctcttctccccgG acCGCCCAGGGGTGGTGCAGTGCAGCGTGGTGGACCAGCTGCAGGAGAGGTTCGCCATCGCCCTGAAGGCCTACATTGAGTGCAATCGGCCCCAGCCTGCCTACCG GTTCCTGTTCCTGAAGATCATGGCCATGCTCACCGAGCTTCGCAGCATCAATGCCCAGCATACCCAGAGGCTGCTGCGTATCCAGGACATACACCCCTTCGCTAGCCCCCTCATGCGGGAGTTGTTCAATATCACAGATGGCTGA
- the NR1I2 gene encoding nuclear receptor subfamily 1 group I member 2 isoform X4: MTCEGCKGFFRRAMKRNTRLRCPFRKGTCEITRKTRRQCQACRLRKCLESGMKKEMIMSDAAVEQRRALIRRKKREQMDTQLVGAKGLTEEQQTMIRELMDAQTRTFDTTFSNFKNFRLPEALSSGGEVPESLQTPVGEEAAKWSQIREDLCSLKVSLRLRAEDGSVWNYKPQADSCGREIFSLLPHMADMSTYMFKGIINFAKVISHFRDLPIEDQISLLKGATFELCQLRFNTVFNAETGTWECGRLSYCLEDPAGGFQQLLLEPMLKFHYRLKKLQLHQEEYVLMQAISLFSPDRPGVVQCSVVDQLQERFAIALKAYIECNRPQPAYRFLFLKIMAMLTELRSINAQHTQRLLRIQDIHPFASPLMRELFNITDG, from the exons ATGACATGTGAAGGATGCAAGGGCTTTTTCAG GAGAGCCATGAAACGCAACACCCGGCTGAGGTGTCCCTTCCGGAAGGGCACCTGCGAAATCACACGGAAGACCCGGCGCCAATGCCAGGCCTGCCGCCTCCGCAAGTGCCTGGAGAGCGGCATGAAGAAGGAGA TGATCATGTCCGATGCGGCTGTGGAGCAGAGGCGGGCTCTGatcaggaggaaaaagagagaacagatggACACCCAGCTGGTGGGAGCCAAGGGTCTGACTGAGGAGCAGCAGACAATGATCAGAGAGCTGATGGATGCTCAGACGAGAACCTTCGACACCACCTTCTCCAATTTCAAGAATTTCCGG CTGCCAGAAGCGCTCAGCAGTGGTGGCGAGGTTCCGGAATCTCTGCAGACTCCAGTGGGGGAAGAAGCTGCCAAGTGGAGCCAGATCAGGGAAGACCTGTGCTCACTGAAGGTCTCTCTGCGGCTGCGGGCAGAAGATGGCAGCGTCTGGAACTACAAACCCCAGGCTGACAGCTGCGGGAGAGAGATCTTCTCCCTGCTGCCCCACATGGCTGACATGTCAACCTACATGTTCAAAGGCATCATCAACTTTGCCAAAGTCATCTCCCACTTCAG GGACTTGCCCATCGAGGACCAGATCTCCCTGCTAAAGGGGGCCACCTTTGAGCTGTGCCAGCTGAGATTCAACACGGTGTTCAATGCAGAGACGGGAACCTGGGAGTGTGGCCGGCTGTCCTACTGCCTGGAAGACCCCGCAG GTGGCTTCCAGCAGCTTCTCCTGGAGCCCATGCTGAAGTTCCACTACAGGCTGAAGAAGCTGCAGCTTCATCAGGAGGAATACGTGCTGATGCAGGccatctccctcttctccccgG acCGCCCAGGGGTGGTGCAGTGCAGCGTGGTGGACCAGCTGCAGGAGAGGTTCGCCATCGCCCTGAAGGCCTACATTGAGTGCAATCGGCCCCAGCCTGCCTACCG GTTCCTGTTCCTGAAGATCATGGCCATGCTCACCGAGCTTCGCAGCATCAATGCCCAGCATACCCAGAGGCTGCTGCGTATCCAGGACATACACCCCTTCGCTAGCCCCCTCATGCGGGAGTTGTTCAATATCACAGATGGCTGA